The sequence TTCGCTCGAGCCGCTCGAGATTGGCGCGCAGGTCGAGGTCTTCCGGCGCCTGCGGAGGCAGCGCGCCGGGAACGGCAGGGGCAGGCGACGGCGACTCCTCCGGGAGACGGAGATCGTCCGCGTCGAGCACCTCGGAGGAGGCGAGCACTAGAGAGCTCTCCAAGACGTGCTTGAGCTGCCTGACGTTCCCGGGCCAGGAATAGGCGAGCAATCGGTCCATCGCGCTCTCCGACAGGGCTCTCCGTGGGCCGCTCCAGCGTCGTAGGAAAGAATCGACGAGCAGCGGCACGTCTTGGAGACGTTCGCGCAGAGGAGGGACGTGAATGGTGACCACCCCCAGCCGATAGTAGAGGTCTTCGCGCATGGTGCTGCCCTCGGACTTGGGCGCGACCGGCCTAGATGTCGCCGCGACGATCCGCGCGCGCGAGACAATCGATGTGGAGTCCCCCACTCGCTCGAAGCGGCCATCCTCCAGCACCCTGAGCAGCTTGGTCTGCAGCGACGGCGGAAGGTCTCCGATCTCGTCCAAGAAGAGTGTGCCTTCGGAGGCCAGCTCGAAGCGACCCGCGCGGCGCGTGCTCGCCCCGGTGAAGGCCCCTCGCTCGTGCCCGAAGAGCTCGCTCTCTACGAGGGAAGGCGGCAGCGCCGCGACGTTCACGGCGACGAACGCACCCGACCGCGAGCCGTGCTCGTGAATGGCCCTCGCGACCAGCTCCTTGCCAACGCCGCTCTCGCCCGTCACGAGAACCGGCGCATCGCCTCCCGCTGCCCGACCAATGGTCTTCCAAACCTCCAACATTCCCGGGCTCGAGCCGACGAAGGCGCTCTCCGACGTGGGCGCCTCGAGTTTCCTGCCCACGCGCGGAGCCCGCACCGCACGGGCGACCAGCGCGAGCAGCGCGTCCAGATCGAACGGCTTGGTCACGTAGTCGAACGCTCCGAGCTTCATCGCGCGGATCGTGCGATCGCTGTCGCCATAGGCTGTCGCGATGACCACGGGCAGCTGAGGAAACTCCGCGCGAAGGACCGCGAGCAGCTCGATGCCGTCCCCGTCCTTCAATCGTACGTCCAGGAACACGAGCTCCGGCTTGTCCGCGGCGATGCGCTCACGCGCGCCCGCGACTCCGGGGAGCGAGCTTGCGCCGTACCCTGCGTCCTCGAAGGCCGCTACCAGCGCCTCACGGATGGTCTGATCGTCATCGATTACCAGAATCTGTGGCGTGATCATGCCGAGTCCTCGGGAAGAGACAAGACGAAGCAGGCGCCGTCGACTCGACGCTCGAAGCGGAGATCCCCCCCGTGCGCGCGAGCGGTGGCCCTGGACAGCACGAGACCGAGGCCCGTCCCTTCGGCCTTCTGGGTGAAGAACGGCTCGAAGAGGCATGGCTCGGCCTGTTGGTCGACTCCCGGGCCCCAATCCCGGATCGACACGCGCGCTCCGGCGGAGCCCTGCTCCACCGCGACCTCGACACGGGCGCCCCGCGGGCTCGCTTCGACGGCGTTCCGCATCAAGTTCTCGAGAGCTCGCCCGATGTCGTCGGCGTTCACGACGGCTCGCCCCTGACCGGTCACGTCGAGGGTGACTCCAACCAAGCGCGCAGCAGGCCGCAAGAGCTCCGCGCGAGCTTCGGCGAGCGCGACCAGGTCCACGCCGGAACGCGAAGTGGGCTCCTTCTCTGCATTGAATACTCCTTCGTCGAGGCCAGAAGCAAGTCCCGAGCCGGAGCGACGGGCGCCGGGTTCCGGCCTCCAGAGTCGGAGGGGCGGCGCTATGGCTGTACGAAATGCGTACGGGGCTGTCCGCTCGTCGTACGCGAGGAGCGGACACTCGCCCCCGCTCGCGCTCATGCTCGCGCTCATGCTCGCGAGTCGGGAGGCGCGCGCGGCTCGCCCGATCGAGCTCACGGTGAGCGTGAACGACGACCTACCGGGCAGCGGCTACTCCGAGATCACGCCGGAAAACAGGGCGAGCCGCTACGTCGACTCCTGCCGCAGCACCTAGCCCCTCGCTCCCTTGTGGCGAAAGGCCGAGCCGCGCGACTTCTCGAAGGGATCACGCTTCCAGGAGACTAGCTAGTCCCCTGGAGTCGTGGTTCGTGTCAGAAGTCCGGTCTTCGGTGTCATCCCGAGGAGCGATGGGGTGCCCCGTTTTCGGCGGCGGCGGGCCCGTCCTCAACTCGGTCGTCGTTCCGCGCGGTGGAGGCGGCGCTTTGCGCTCAGGGGACAGTGGTTTCGGGTGTGACCGCGCGAGAACGCCGACCTTGTGGCGAAAGGCCGAGCCGGGCGACTTCTGGAAGGGATCACGCTTCCAGGGGACTAGGGATCGTACGCGCAGCGGAAGCCGGTCTTGCCGTATTGCGTGGGCAGGGTGAACTGGTTCGCGCTCGCGTAGCCCTCGCGGCGGAACGGTTGCACGTGATCGACCTCGAAGGTGTGGTGCCCCTCGTAGCTCCCGCCTTGCCACACGCTGCGGCCCATGCCGCTCGCGACGCGGAGGACGCCGTTCTCTGGGGCCCCGCCGTCCGGTGGGTTGTAGACGCACGACGCCGAGGTGACGTCGCCCGGGCCGCGGGGCCCGAAGTCACAGAAGATGCCAGTGCCGGGCTCGGCCTCGGTCATCTCCATGAGGTTCGCGCCGATGTCCATCCAGCCCTCGTCGGCGGCCGTGCGCAGCGAGGTGAGATCGAGCGGGAAGCGGCCTGGCGACGCGATGTACCCGGCGACATCCGCGCCGTTGCCATAGGCGTTCGTGCTGCCAGCGACGTGGCGATAGAAGTACTGGCCCTGATCCGGGACCTTGTTGGGGATGGCGTTCCCCCAGTTGACCGTCTGCTCGTAGTCCACGACTCCGCGGGTGGGGTAGCGGGTCTCGCCCCACGGGTAGCTCTGCGCCCCCCAGAGGGCCACGTACTCCGCCCGCGTCGGCAGGCGCCCGCCGTCCCACGCGCAGAACGCCGCGTAGATCCAGTTGGGCGCGCAGTTCATCGGCTTCTCGTCGTACTGGGCCTGCGTGAAGCGGCGCGCCGGGAAGCTCGCGCCATACAGGGCCTGGAGCGTCGCGCGCGGCTGCCAGTAGGTCGCGTGACCGTAAGCGTCGGGCCCGTTGTAGCAACCCTGCGCCATGCTCGGCGTGCGCTTGTCCATGACGCCCGCGCCGAGCTGGATCGCGAGGTTCATCGGGCCCGAGGTGGCCGCCGCCGGGAGCAGGTCTCGCACGTTCGTGGGCAGCTGGCGCTCGAGGCGCGCACCGATCGCCGTGGCCCCCGCGATCTCCGCCGCCGCCCAGGCGCGGAGGTTCGGCCCCACCGCGGTGATGAACTGGCGCACGCGGCCCGAGGTGACCTCGTACTTGCCGACGCGGATGCCCACACCAGGCACCGGGAGCGACCGGCAGCAGCTCTCGTGCACGCGCGCAGCCAGGTGAGACTCCTTGAGGCCGCAGGTGGTGATGCCCGACGTGGCCGCCGTCGCGCACGACTGGCCGCCGATGCACACGGCGCCGTAGCAGACGGACGAGGCGCAGTCGGAGTCCGCACCGCAAGCCAGCGCGTCGTCACACCGCGGCGCCGCCGTGCCGAGGTCCGGGTCGACGCTCCCGCCGCAGTCGATGTCGCTCTCGTCGCCGTCTTTCCGGCCGGCCTTCCGCGGCTCGCACACGAGGGCGGTGCAGAAGCCGCTGTCGCAGTCGCCGGCCACTTTGCACGCCTTCGCAGACACGCACTTCTTGGCGGGGTTGCCGAGGGTATCGGCCATCGTGCCGCCGCAGTCGATGTCGGTCTCGCCGAGCGAGGGGGAGAGCTTGCCGTCGACCCGGGTGGGGGCGCCGCACACTCCGGCCGCGCAGACGGCCGCCTCGCAGTCGGTCGCGTCGACGCAGCCGCCACCTTGCGGGCACACCGCCGTGGCCTTGTAGGAGCCGCCGCAGTCGACGCCGGTCTCGCCTGCGTTCCTGCGCCCGTCCCGGTGGGCCGCGTCGGTGACGGGGACACAGACGCGCGCCTCGCACACGTCGCTCGTGCAGTCGAGATCGGCCTGGCAGGGCGCGGCGTCGGCGCAGAGCGTGGGCAGCCCGACGCCGCAGGTCTTCGTCCCCGGAGGCGCGCACTTGTTCAGGAAGCAGACGCCGCTCGTGCACTCGGGGCCAGCCGCGCAGGTCGCGCCGTCGCACTTCTTGCACTTGGTTCCGCCGCAGTCGATGCCCTCTTCGTCGCCGTCGTTCTTGGCGTTCGTGCACGTGGCAGGGGCGCAGACGAGCGCGCTGCAGTTGCGGCTCACGCAGTCGCCGTCGACCTTGCACCCGAGACCGTCGGCGCACTTCTTCGCCTCGGCCGCGCCGCACTTGTCCGGCGCCGCGTCGGGCTTGGAGGCGTCGGGCGGCGTGGAGGTGTCCGCGCTCGCATCGACAGGGGGCGGGGTCGCGTCGGGCGAGGTCGAGGACGAGCTCGAAGACGACGGCACTGGAGCCGCATCGCTCACGGGGTCGACCGGAGGATCGGCGGGCGAGTCACCGCAGGCCACGAACAGGAACGCGCCGGCGAGGGCCACGAGCGTCAAGGAAACCGTGTTTCTCATTCGCGATCCTCGGGGGATGAGCGTGGTCAATGGCAGGCGGGTCAGACAGGCGGGAGACTTAGGCGTAGCAGCAGCGCCGCGCGATGACGATGGGAGATTCGTCGACGAGGGGGTCTTCCGCTCTCCCATGGCGCGAGCGGCGCGGCCAGCCCGCGCGGCGCCGTGCGGCGGCGAAACGCGAGCGGCCCCGCTCACCGAAAGGAGCAGGGCCGTCGAGGGTCGGAGGGAGCCGTTTTCTCAGCCGATGAGCGTCGCGTGCGCGTTGTTCGGGCCGAAGGGCGAGTTCTGCACCTTAAGCGCGGCGGCCAACATCTGGTAGAGGCCCTTTCCGCTCGGGAGGTTCGGGTTGAAGCCGACCGTGTTCGTCACCTTGCCGGTAGTGCCTGGCTTCGTGCGCGTACCGATGACCGTCGCGCACGCGCCGTTGGCGTGATCGCTGCCAGGCGCGCTGCGCGCGAAGTCGCCCATGATGCAGACGACGACGTTGCGATTGATGCCCTCGGTGTTGTTCACCCAGAGGCGGTCGAAGAACGTGATGAGCGGGGGGATGATGCGTGTATTCATCATGCCTCGCACCCTGCTGCCGTCGCGGTCGCCGTGCGTGTCCCAGCCTCCGTCCAACGCCATGACGACGTTCGTGCCCGAGCGGATCATGAGCTCGGCCGCGGCGATCTTCCCGGCGAAGCTGTTCACGGCCGTGCCGGTGACGCCGTAGGCAGGCAGGATGCGGTCGAACGCGTAGGGCGCGGGCGCCTTCTTCAGCGTGGCCGTGACCGTGTCGTAGCCGTCCTTCAGGTGCTCGAGGCCCTTCGGGCTGGCGCCGAGGCGCCCGGCGCTCATGGCCTGGGAGCCCTCGAGGGCGCGACCGGAGATCGCCCGGTCGGGGAGGGTGTCGTTGCCCTGGAGGGCCGCGATGGTGGAGCGCACGTCGGCGATGTTCTGGATCGACACGTTGCCGGAGGTGCCGGTCATGCCCTGAATGCTGCCGCCGCCGACGGTGGCGCACTTGATGCTCGCCTGGCCGCCCATCGCGGCCGCGAGCTGCACCGGGAAGCAGGCGCCGCCCTCGGTGATGCCGCCAGCCTGCGCGGCGCCGTGCGCGCTCTGCCGGTGGAACACGCCCACCGAGACGATCTTGTTGCG comes from Myxococcales bacterium and encodes:
- a CDS encoding sigma-54-dependent Fis family transcriptional regulator, with the translated sequence MITPQILVIDDDQTIREALVAAFEDAGYGASSLPGVAGARERIAADKPELVFLDVRLKDGDGIELLAVLRAEFPQLPVVIATAYGDSDRTIRAMKLGAFDYVTKPFDLDALLALVARAVRAPRVGRKLEAPTSESAFVGSSPGMLEVWKTIGRAAGGDAPVLVTGESGVGKELVARAIHEHGSRSGAFVAVNVAALPPSLVESELFGHERGAFTGASTRRAGRFELASEGTLFLDEIGDLPPSLQTKLLRVLEDGRFERVGDSTSIVSRARIVAATSRPVAPKSEGSTMREDLYYRLGVVTIHVPPLRERLQDVPLLVDSFLRRWSGPRRALSESAMDRLLAYSWPGNVRQLKHVLESSLVLASSEVLDADDLRLPEESPSPAPAVPGALPPQAPEDLDLRANLERLERKLIERALEVAKGNRALAARLLGIRRALLYDRMRHFGSFGSRSE
- a CDS encoding ATP-binding protein, with the protein product MDLVALAEARAELLRPAARLVGVTLDVTGQGRAVVNADDIGRALENLMRNAVEASPRGARVEVAVEQGSAGARVSIRDWGPGVDQQAEPCLFEPFFTQKAEGTGLGLVLSRATARAHGGDLRFERRVDGACFVLSLPEDSA
- a CDS encoding DUF1501 domain-containing protein, with the protein product MSKLNRRSFLKAVGIGAGAAVGTRLAGPGFIGDAAAQVADGTPHLLLIHLQGGYNALFGSADSFMGGTFGGVTAGNTFQVPNGGPVVDASLGRLPPMARNKIVSVGVFHRQSAHGAAQAGGITEGGACFPVQLAAAMGGQASIKCATVGGGSIQGMTGTSGNVSIQNIADVRSTIAALQGNDTLPDRAISGRALEGSQAMSAGRLGASPKGLEHLKDGYDTVTATLKKAPAPYAFDRILPAYGVTGTAVNSFAGKIAAAELMIRSGTNVVMALDGGWDTHGDRDGSRVRGMMNTRIIPPLITFFDRLWVNNTEGINRNVVVCIMGDFARSAPGSDHANGACATVIGTRTKPGTTGKVTNTVGFNPNLPSGKGLYQMLAAALKVQNSPFGPNNAHATLIG